In Meleagris gallopavo isolate NT-WF06-2002-E0010 breed Aviagen turkey brand Nicholas breeding stock chromosome 5, Turkey_5.1, whole genome shotgun sequence, a single window of DNA contains:
- the LOC104911001 gene encoding RNA polymerase-associated protein CTR9 homolog — protein sequence MKGKIKSKAIISSSDDSSDEDKLKIADDGHARNSNSDSDDGEQQHSKRIVSDSDSDNRNKSGSEAGSPRRSSVHPSEEDSDSDRSARKRRRSDSEQSDNESVQSGRSRSGGSDNESRPASRSADSDRDSERGSDNEGSGRGSGNESEPEGSNNEGSEGGSDDSD from the exons ATGAAAGGAAAGATCAAATCAAAAGCCATAATTTCATCTAGTGACGATTCATCTGATGAGGATAAACTCAAGATTGCTGATGATGG ACATGCCAGGAATAGCAACAGCGATTCAGATGATGgggaacagcagcacagcaaacgCATTGTTTCTGATAGCGATTCTGataacagaaacaaatctgGTAGTGAGGCAGGCAGTCCGAGGAGGTCCAGTGTCCACCCATCCGAAGAAGATTCTGACAGTGACAGGTCAGCCAGGAAAAGGAGACGGTCAGATTCAGAGCAGTCTGACAATGAGTCTGTGCAGTCAGGAAGAAGTCGTTCTGGTGGTTCAGATAATGAATCTCGCCCAGCTTCTCGCAGTGCTGACTCAGACAGAGATTCTGAGAGAGGATCTGATAACGAGGGTTCTGGCAGAGGATCTGGTAATGAATCTGAACCAGAAGGATCCAATAATGAGGGATCTGAAGGGGGTTCTGATGACAGTGATTAG